The following nucleotide sequence is from Bacteroidota bacterium.
ACCTGCCGAAGGAAAACTATTGTCGTATTGATCAATCGCTGCCAGCGCGGACAATTCAAAAAATGGAGTTTGTGGATCGATTAAAAGACTAATTCGTTCGCGGGCCAATAGCTTACCACGTTGAACGTGCTTTTCAATGGAATCAGTATTCGAATGATTCACAGCAGCTTGCAGTCTGGCCCTGTAATCATCAAGCACCTGATTAAAATGGAAGTAATTACTTTTATACTGTTCCGAATTGATATCGAGTGTGCTTTCAATTTCTTTGTAGCTCATTTTCTCTTCGATTATGAAACAAATTAACACTTTTTCCTGGTTTATGTTTATGAAATCATTAACACCTGTCTCGAAAACTTCTGTTCGACGGGTTTGTTAACCAGTAAAACCATTTGGTATGAAACAGTTTATATTTCTCCTTTTCCTTTGCATCTCGCTTCTAACTCCTCTCAAAAGCCAGAAAATAACTACCATGAGTTTCGATGAACTGGAACCCTACCTGCACAGGCAATCTGATTCGCTTTTCATGATTCACTTTTGGGCTACCTGGTGTGTACCTTGTGTGAAGGAAATGCCTGTCATACAAAAGGTGGCAAATGAACACGCCCACTTGAAATTAAGTATCCTATTGGTTAGCCTTGACATGCCCAACCAATTGGAAACAAGACTTATACCCTTTATCGACAAATACCAGATTAAATCCAACGTAGTGTTGTTGAATGATCCTGATTTCAATAGTTGGATTGATAAGGTAAGTACCGATTGGGGAGGTGGAATTCCGGCCACGCTCTTTTATTCACAAAAGCACCGCAACTTCTACGAACAAAGTTTTGAGTATGAAGAACTAAATCAGATTATATCCACTAATATTAAAGAATTATGAAAGCAACCACCACAATTTTAGCATTGCTCTTTTTTAACTTTTTGAACGCGCAGGAAGGATACAAAGTTGGCGATCAAGCTATCGATTTTAGCTTAAAGAATGTAGACGGTAAAATGGTAAGTCTTAAAGATTACCCCAATGCACAGGGTTTTGTTGTAATCTTTACTTGCAACCATTGCCCCTATTCAATTGCATACCAGGATCGAATAATTGAACTTGATAAAAAATACAAACAGTTAGGCTATCCGGTAATTGCTATTAATCCGAACGATACCAGCATTGTGCCAGGAGATTCATTCGAAGGCATGGTTGTGAGGGCAAAAGAAAAGGCATTCACCTTTCCATATCTGAGAGATGAAACACAGGAAATTGCTAACGCCTATGGAGCGCAGCGCACACCTCATGTGTATCTGCTGAAAAAAGAAAAAGATAAACTAATAGTGCGCTACATTGGTGCCATCGACGACAATTACCAGGATGAATCGGCAGTGAACCAACCCTACCTAAGTAATGCAATAGATGCCTTGTTAAAAAATGAAAATCCAAACCCCGAATTTACCAAAGCCATTGGCTGCAGCGTGAAACGAAAAACATTATAATACCAAAGAAGCAATATAAAAAAGGCTGAATCAGTACTCCTGAATCAGCCTTTTCTAATTTGAGTTCGAACTAAGTGCTATTGCTTATACACTTTCTGAACAAAATTGATGCTATTGCCTGATATATGCAAAATATAAGCTCCAGGCGCCAAATGAGCAATATCGAGTTGAGTTTCCCCTACCGCATTGTTTTGAACCTGAGAATATACTTTTCGCCCATTGATATCGAACAGTTGAATCTGAACAGGGTGATCATACTTCTCTGTAAATCTTATAGTAATAATATCTTTTGCTACACTCGGAAAAACGCTGATTAAATTATCAGAGATAGGAGAATTAAAAGATGTCCCGCCGGCACTTTTAAGTGTTAAAGTTCCAAATACATCGGCATTTTGCCAAGCACGGTTCTGATCGGCTGATGAGAGATTGACTAGTCCGATAAAATTCTCTCTTCCGTTTGTCTCGTCGTTATCGCAATAGGCCATGGAAAAACCCATTTCCTTATCCCCTTCAAGACTTATAGGGGTATTGCTGCCAGACTGGTTGTAACTATCGTCAAAAATTTTTATTGCCATTTCCCAGTAATGGGTATTGCCACTGGAGCGTATAAAAGTTTCTACATGGCCGTTATAAAGCATCGGACTTCCCGACAGGTTTAAATCAACAACATCGTAAAACATGCTTACATGGTAAGCAAAAGCATTGTAGTTATTCTGATGATCACCACCTGATTTATCTTCATCAACAAAAACCTCCAGGCAATCATCTTCCCAATATTGGTCGGTAGCATTTGTGTGATCATCGGAAAAAATATTGTCGTTAATTTCAGCAAAAACCAATAACCTGTCAGAAGTCCATGCAAGCTTTACCCTGCCTGAGAAATCAGAAGTCGATACTGTAGTCCCATAAGGAAGCCAGACATATTGCAAATCGTACCAGATTGCCTCATCCCAATAGGCTTCATCGCTCATACCGTCTATGGTATAATTATCAGCTGCAACAGCTTCAAATGAATCGGGATAAACAGCAAAAATGGGAAGGCTTAATAAGAATGAGAAGATAATAGTAAATATTTTATTCATGAAATTAGGTTTTGGTTATAATCACTACAAATGAACAGGAAGCTTGTAACTGTTGGTTGTCCTTATTTTTTTCTATGTAAAAATACCTTTTAATATCGATTTATATTCATCCGATGCAAGAATTGAGGGTAGTTTCTCAGCACGGCCAAACTCAAGCCACAAACCATCAGTATGATCAAACATCTTAATGTTCTCCATTTCTGCCAAACGCAAATAAAGATCGATAATAGAAAAGGCGCCTGTCTCTTTCATTAGTGAAAAAATTCTGGTGTTAAGCAGATGTATTCCACTAAATCCATAAGCTTGTTCCGGGGTGCGGCCTTGAACGTTTTTCTGTTGCCCGCTTTGGTTGTTTCTCCACCCGGCCAGATTTCCTTGTTGATCGAACAATAGGCTACGGCTGGTTTCGCGCGTCCGCACTGCCAGGGTAGCCAGGGATTTATTCCTGTTGTGTTGGGCAATCATAGCGGTCAGATCCAGGTCAGAAAGAATATCCACTGCCATGAGCACAAAATCATGCTCCCCTTGAAAAAAAGGTGCTGCATTTTTGAGTCCTCCTCCGGTATCGAGCAGTAGATTACTTTCGTCGGAAATGGAAATCTTATAACCCTGGCTGTTTTTTAAATTGGCATAATCTATTAGCTGCTGCGCAAAATGATGCGCATTGATCACAATCTCGTCAATGCCATGTTTGAGTAAAAAAGCAATGGCAAGGTCCATCATCGAATAATCACCCAGACTTACCAGGGCTTTTGGCATATGATCGGTTAAAGGCCTAAGCCTGGTGCCGATTCCTGCAGCCAATATCATGCCTTTCATTGAGTTCTTTTTGTATTGGGGTGAGTAGATGAAATTTGAAATTAGGCCATGTTAAAACTAAATTTTTTCTGGTTTGCAAAGATGCTTTTTATCCGTAGCGGTCGATTTGCATTTCTTGCACTCATATTTACCTTCTTTTTTCAGCATAGCCCTTTTCTTCTCAGGCTCTTTTTTACACATGGTCTTGGTCATACTGCTCCCGGATATTTAATTCGCGATGAAATAACCGCAGGTGCACATCAAAGTTCATTTTTAAATGCAAAAACAATCTCTCTGCACAATAAACCGAACGATGCCTGCCTCCTGTACATCCGAAATTAACTGCCAAATGATTAAAATTCCTTTGTTGGTACTTTCTGATGGTAGCGTCAATTATCGAAGAAACAGAGCTGAGAAATTCGCTTGTTTCACGCTCTTCTTCAAGAAATCTCTTTACTTCATGATCCCTTCCAGTAAGAAGTTTATACTCCTCATGCATTCCGGGATTATTCAAATTCCGGCAATCGAACACATATCCACCGCCATTTCCAGACCAATCGTCGGGAATCCCCTTCCGGTAGGAGAAACTGGTAATGCTTATGGTAAGCTTCTCAACTTCCTTTGGATGGTGAAACCTATCGCGAATGGAAGCAATGGATTCAATTATTGAGCAGATATAGGGGAAACGATCCTGAATGATTTCCTGTGCTGCAACCCATTGCAAGTTGTCGATGGCCGGATTAATGCTTTGCACAAAAAAGGCTTTCTTTTCGAAAATGCCTCTGTAACCATAAGCCCCAAAAGCCTGCAGCAAGCGAATCAGAACAAAGGCAGGGTAATAAAACAAAAATTCTTCGCGCTTAAAAAAGCTGTGTTGACCAAACACTTCCAGATAATAATCGAGAATTTCGTTGCGGAAAGAATTTGAAAGATTTGTTTTCGATTCAAACAAAAGCGAAGCGAGGTCGTATTGCAATGCTCCCCGACGTCCTCCTTGAAAATCGATAAACCAGGGCTCATCATCATACCACATAATATTGCGCGACTGAAAATCGCGAAAAAGAAAATAATCTGAAGGTGCCTGGAGTAAGAATTCAATTAATTTTTGAAATTCATCTTCAAGTTGTTGCTCATGAAAAGAAACATAAGTAGTCTTAAGAAAAAAATACTTGAAGTAATTCAAATCCCATTGCATCGACTGGCGGCCAAAAGACTCGCGCGGGTAGCAAACAGAAAAATCAAGATTGGCGGCCGACTTATACTGAAGTACAGGCATCTGATCCACCACTTTTTTATACTTCGCAAGCAATTGTGCCTCATTCGTGTTGGAGTTGCTCACGAATTCGAAAAGTGACATATTGCCTAAATCCTGTTGCAGATAGATTCCTTTCTCAGTATCCTTAAAATAAACTTCGGGTACATTCACGCCATGATTTCTGAGGTGGGAAGCCAAATAATGAAAAGCGTAGTTTTCAGGCTTATCGTCGTTGTATGTACCTATCACTTTTCCTGCCGGTCCCTCAATTCGAAAATACATCCGGTTCGAACCCGACAATGGTAAGCGGGTAACCGAAGAGGCTTTTACCTTTTTCACACTTTCGTAAGCACCAAAAAAAAGCTCGTTCAATTCCTGAATATTCATCAATTCTGGTTTAATCCTTCTGCCGATATACTGATTATTTTCCAGGCTTCTTGAATATGCCATTCAGTAACCCTGGTTTGTCCACATACAAATCGCAGCGCAAAGGTATCATTGATAAGCGTATGCGAAAGAAATATTTTTCCCGATGCATTAATTTTTTCCAACAATGCATGGTTGATTGAATTTAGTTCCGAGGCTTTCCCTTTGCAATAACGGAAACAAACTACATTCAGGTTACGAGGCAACAACAATTCAAAGTCTGGAGCGCTCTTCACCAGAGTCTCAAACATTTTACCCAGTTCAATATGGTTCCGTAGCATTGACTGTAATCCCTCCACACCAAACGAGCGGATCACGAACCATAGTTTCAACGACCGGAATCGTCGCCCTAACTGAATCCCCCAATTGCTGTAATCCAAGTCGCTGCTCTCAGCAGTTTGCAAATAAGCAGGTACAAGGCTAAATGTTCGGGTAAGATCTTCGTGGTTTTTTACAAAAAATGCCGAGCAATCGAAATTCGTAAACAGCCATTTATGCGGATTAAAAACAAGACTATCCGCCATTTCCAATCCTATAATGCTTTCTCTGAATTCGGGCAAAATCAGTGCATTCCCCGAATAGGCCGCATCGATATGATACCAGATATTGTAAACTTGGGCGATGCGACCAATTTCGTCCAGCTTGTCTATGGAACCGCTGCCTGTGGTACCAAGTGCGCCTACTATACAGGTGGGTACATAACCCATGCGCAGGTCGGATTGAATTGCCTCTTCCAGTTTTTGGGTTATCATTCTAAAATCATTGTCAACCTCTATCCTAACCAGGTTCTTACTTCCTAAACCCGCAATGCGAACAGCCTTTTCTATCGAAGAGTGAGCTTCGGAAGAACAATAAACCCGATACTTACGCCCGTCGTGTCCGTTTTCATTTACCGAATAACCTGTTACCTTTTCTCTTGCAGCTAATAGGGCACAAAGTGTAGAAACGGAGGCTGTATCCATTATTACACCTTTGTATTCATTGGGCAAGCCAATTAATTCGCGTAACCACACCATCATGATCCGCTCGAGTTCGGTGGCAGCCGGAGAAGTTATCCATTTCATCCCCTGCACTCCCAATCCTGCCGTGAGCAGTTCGGCCAGTACCGATGGATAACTGTTGTTAGCCGGAAAATAGGCATGAAAACCAGGGTGCTGCCAATGTGTAATTCCTGGCATGATTATACGCTCAAAATCGCTAACGATGCTCTCAAATGTTTCTCCGGCTTTTGGAGCACTTTTAGGCAGAAGAGCCTCAATGGAACCTGGACTAATATTCGGCTTAACCGGGAATTGCTCAATATCAGTAAAGTAACGTTGCAACCATTCTATCATTGAATGTCCTGCTTTGGTAAAATCATCGAGCTTGTTCATGAGTTTATTGCTATTTTCGAACAAAAATTATTACTATTACATCGAAGTTGGAAATGAAATTCTTAACAAAGCATTGCAGTAACAACTTTAATTAATAAATTTAATGCAAATCCATTTCAACCATGAGATTAGAAATCTATGATTCCAAGGATCTGAATTTTGTAGAATTAAATATTACAGGTGGCAATGATACACTTATTCGTTGCGACAAGGAATCGAAATTTATAGACAGTGTGGTTTTTAATGTGTTTACTCCTTGCTTTGAAAATGCCAATAAACTCTATGAGTACTATGGGCCTACTAAATACAATGCCCGCAAAATAATTCCTCTCCGTAACGAACTTATTACTTTTCGCGACAAACTAAAAGCTCTCGCCTCGGTGAAGGAATTTGATGCCATGGTATCTGAACATTTTCTTGGAAGGGAGTTTCTTGAGGAGCTTCAAAAAAACTTGCCTGATTATACAAAAAACTGGAGCGCTTATCGCGATTCTTTAGTTAAACTTAATATCGAGCTTATTACCATTACCGAAAAATGTGCCGATGAGGAAAGAATCCTCTGGGTAGTTGGATATTAATTCTTGTTACAATTTCATTTCTTCCACTTTCCATTTTCCCTTCATTGTCGGGCATTTTATTGCCTCCGAAAGCTTGTCTAAAAATTCGTTTCGAGGCATTTCTTTTGCACCCAAACTGCGCAAATGACTGGTTGGTTGCTGGGCATCGATAAAATGATAACCAAAATACCTGCACCAGCTTACCAAATGGTAAAAAGCAAACTTGCTACTGTTGGGTTCGAGGAAAAACATCGATTCGCCAAAAAATGCCTTACCGAGCGAAACGCCATACAGGCCACCCGCCAGTTCTCCATTATAAAAGGCTTCGAAAGAATGTGCCAGCCCCATCCGGTGTAATTCGACATAGGCGTTTCTCATTTCAATGGTAATCCAGGTTCCACCTTGTCCAGGCCTGTCCTTTATTCTGCAATGTTCTATGACATCTCTAAAGCAAGTATCGATTCTTATTTCGAATTTTTCGCCCACTACAATTTGCTTTAAACTTTTAGTGAGTCGTAATTCATCTGGAACCAATACCATCCGTGGATTTGGACTCCACCAAAGAATAGGATCATTTTCGTTAAACCACGGAAATACTCCCTGCGAATAAGCCGATATCAAAAAATCGGCTGACAACTCTCCCCCCACCGCAATTAAACCTTCATCATCTGCCTTTCGGGGATCTGGAAACTGCACTACACTATTCATAGTATATGGCTTCTTTGAGTAATACCTTGGGTAATAGGCTAATTTATTTAATAAAGAATTAGAATTGAGAATTGGGTTGTTTTCTTAAAGAAAAACTTTCGAACAACAATTCATAAAAAAAGCTGAACCCAATATGGATTCAGCTTTGTGCCCAGGACAGGATTTGAACCTGCACAACCTTGCGGTCGCCAGCCCCTCAAGCTGGTGCGTCTACCAATTTCGCCACCTGGGCTTTTTAATTAGTTCAAAGTTCAAAGTTAAATGTTTTTATTCAACCCGAAAACTTTAAACTTTGAACCTTGAACTTGAACTTGAACATAATCGCGTGCCCAGAACAGGACTCGAACCTGCACAATCTTGCGATCACTAGTCCCTGAAACTAGCGCGTCTACCAATTTCGCCATCTGGGCTTATTTCATTTCTCAAACAAAGTGGTTTTCAAATATTCCAACTCTTTTTGAGCCTATCACGGTTGGCGAGAGCTCGAACAAAAAGTGTTCTCGGTTTCGCCATCTGGGCTTATTTCATTTCTCAAACAAAGTGGTTTTCAAATATTCCAACTCTTTTTGAGCCTATCACGGTTGGCGAGAGCTCGAACAAAAAGTGTTCTCGGTTTCGCCTTCTTGGCTTGCACGTCTCAGTTGCCTGTTCAGTGGGGGTGCAAATTTATAAATATTCTTTAAAAATATATCTGGCACACGATTTTTTTTAATAAAGAAAAGGGCAGCCTATAAAGACTGCCCTATGGCAATTAATCTATGCAAACCTAAAACCTATTTCTTTACAGCTTCTTGTTTTTCTTTTAGTGTTCTCTTTTGACTTGTTTGCTTCACCTCGCGAACTGTTATTTTCTCATTAGCCGATTTAAAGTATTGTGGATCGTAATCGACATACGCGGTGAAAATGTTATGTTTAGCATGTTCCAGGGGCAAAGTTTTTATGAAGTTTATATCTTCAGCAGCTAATGTGTAGTTGTTGTAATAATTATTGACAACATCGATGTAAAAAATCTCTGAGCGCATACCTTTAAAAATCACCGCACCGTAAGAATCGGAATAACCTCTTGCAACAGGTTGGTAAAAATTATTATAATCGAATTCACTGGCATAAACCACAACATTGGCATTGGGAATCAGATTTCCTGAATAGTACTCAACAACCTCAACTTCAAGCGTTGTTTCGTAAACTTCAATGGTCATATAGGCATAATCGACACGATTACCATAATAGGCAGCGAGTCTTACCTCGTAAAGTCCTTCGTTTAAATAATAGTGCGAAGGAGAAGGCAGTGAGGAAAAAGTTCCATCACCAAAGTCCCATTCATACCTGCTGGCATTTGTTGAATAATTCGAAAAGTATACCGACTCACCGGGTATTACTAAATCGTAGTTAACCTGAAATGCAGCATAGGGATTTTCTATACTTGAATCGATTACGCAGCTATTTAGAAGGAGTACTGCGGCGGCTATTATGAGTAATATTCTTTTCATGGCTTTATGATTTAATCGTTATGTATGGTTTTTTTTCAAAACATGTGCCAAAAATAATATTGTATTGATTATTCTTCTAATAAAGAAGGTCAAATCGTTGGTTTTTAAATCGATATAAAATGTATTATTCCTACAAAATAGTTACATGAAGTTAAATACAATACCTGCTCTTACGATTATCATTTACCTTTTGTTGCTAATACATTACCTTAAAAAGCAAACAGAAGATCAAACTTTTTGAAACCAGAAATACAGTAATATTTCTATCTTTGCCTTCCGAAAAAATGAACTCAATTACAATGATACAAATTACATTTCCAGATAGCAGTATCCGAGAATTCTCTGAAGGGGTGAATGGCCTCGATATTGCCAAAAGCCTAAGTAACAGCCTTGCAAAAGAAGTAGTGGCGGTAAGTGTAGACGAAGAAATTTGGGATACCACCCGCCCTATCAATAAAAATGCACATATAAAATTACATAAATTTGATACCCCTGAGGGTAAACATGCTTTCTGGCATTCATCGGCCCACCTGATGGCCGAGGCAATTGAAATCCTCTATCCAGGCACAAAATTTGGTATTGGCCCAGCCATTGAAAATGGCTTTTATTACGACATCGAACCCGCGAATGGAAAAGTAATTACTGAGGCTGATCTGACAGAGATTGAGGCAAAAATGAAAGAATTAGCCTCTCAAAAAAATGTTTACAACAGGCGCGAAATAGGAAAAGCAGAAGTATTGGATTTGTTCAAGAAAAAGGGCGATTACTACAAGTGCGAATTAATTGAAGAACTGGAAGATGGAACCATCACACTGTATTCGCAAGGTAGTTTCACCGATTTATGTCGTGGCCCTCACCTGCCCGACACTGGTTTTATTAAAGCTATAAAACTATTAAGTGTAGCAGGTGCTTATTGGCGTGGCGATGAAAAACGTCCCCAATTGACCCGGATTTATGGCATTACCTTCCCGAAACAAGCCATGCTCGACGAATACCTCGAAAAACTGGAACAAGCCAAAGCCAGAGATCATAGAAAACTAGGAAAAGAACTCGAATTATTCACTTTTTCAGCACGTGTAGGACAGGGATTGCCATTATGGTTGCCAAAAGGTGCAGCCCTGAGAGAACGTCTACAGGAGTTTTTAAAAAGAGTACAAAAGAAACATGGATACGATCTTGTGATGACCCCGCATATAGGTCAAAAAGAATTGTATGTGATATCGGGCCATTATGAGAAATATGGAAAAGACTCTTTCAAACCTATTACAACACCACAGGAAGGAGAAGAGTTTTTACTCAAACCCATGAACTGTCCCCATCACTGCGAAATTTACAGAAGCAAACCTCACTCATACAAAGACCTGCCCATTCGATATGCCGAATTCGGTACAGTATACAGATACGAACAAAGTGGCGAATTACATGGTCTTACCCGGGTTCGTGGCTTTACTCAGGACGATGCACATATTTTCTGCCGGCCTGATCAACTCAAAGACGAGTTTAAAAAAGTAATCGACATCATTCTGTATATATTCAAAACACTTGATTTTGCTGACTTTGTTACTCAAGTATCGTTACGTGATAAGGTGAATCGCGAAAAATATATCGGATCGGATGAGAATTGGGACAAAGCCGAAAAGGCCATCATTGAGGCCGCCAATGAAAAGGGATTAAAAACAGTAGTAGAATATGGCGAAGCCGCTTTCTATGGACCTAAACTCGATTTTATGGTAAAAGATGCCATCGGACGTACCTGGCAGCTTGGCACCATACAGGTAGATTATAATCTGCCAGAACGTTTTGAACTTGAATACATTGGAAGCGACGACCAACGACACAGACCGGTGATGATTCACCGCGCTCCATTTGGATCCATGGAACGATTTGTAGCCGTACTCATTGAGCATACTGCAGGTAAATTTCCCTTGTGGCTTACACCCGATCAGGCCATTGTTTTACCCATCAGCGAAAAATATCAGGATTATGCAGAAAATGTTTTAAAATTTCTAAATAATTCCGATATTCGCACCCTGATTGACGAAAGGGCTGAAAAGATAGGTAGAAAAATACGCGATGCAGAGCTAAAGCGCATTCCATACCTTATCATTGTTGGTGAAAAGGAAGCTGAAAACAACACAATTTCGGTGCGCAGACAGGGTGAAGGCGACAAAGGATCGATGACACTTTCTGATTTTATCGAATTGGTTTCGGGTGAAATCAAACAGCAAACAGCAGAAATAGAATAGTTTAAACATAACATTAGGAGGAATTGACCATAGCGGGACCATACAACAGAGGGCCACAGAGACCCCCATTACGCCAAAAACAAGAGCCACTACACAAGATCAACGATAAAATCAGGGCGAAAACAGTAAGGGTAGTAGGCGACAACCTTAAAGAGCCAGGCGTTTATTCCATTGAGGAAGCATTAAAACTGGCCGATACTTATGAACTTGATTTGGTGGAAATATCGCCCAATGCAGATCCCCCCGTGTGCAAGGTAGTTGACTACCAGAAGTTTCTTTATCAGCAGAAAAAGAAACAGAAGGAAATGAAGTCAAATGCTGTAAAAATTGTTGTAAAAGAGATTCGCTTCGGCCCTCATACTGATGAACACGATTACAACTTTAAAGTAAAACATGCCATCAAATTTTTACAAGAAGGTGCAAAAGTAAAGGCCTATGTGTTTTTTAAAGGCCGCACGATAGTGTACAAAGAAGATGGTGAAATATTGTTATTGAGGTTCGCGCAAGACCTCGAAGAATATGGCAAAGTAGAGCAACTCCCAAAACTCGAAGGAAAAAGGATGACCATTATGCTCTCGGCCAAACAAGTAAAAAAGAAGAATTAATTTTTTTAAATAGTAGCTATGCCGAAAATGAAAACAAATTCCGGGGCTAAAAAGCGTTTTTCGCTTACCGGTTCTGGAAAAATTAAAAGAAAGCATGCTTTCAAAAGTCACATTTTAACCAAGAAATCGACAAAGCGCAAGCGTAACC
It contains:
- a CDS encoding redoxin domain-containing protein, which produces MKQFIFLLFLCISLLTPLKSQKITTMSFDELEPYLHRQSDSLFMIHFWATWCVPCVKEMPVIQKVANEHAHLKLSILLVSLDMPNQLETRLIPFIDKYQIKSNVVLLNDPDFNSWIDKVSTDWGGGIPATLFYSQKHRNFYEQSFEYEELNQIISTNIKEL
- a CDS encoding thioredoxin family protein; this encodes MKATTTILALLFFNFLNAQEGYKVGDQAIDFSLKNVDGKMVSLKDYPNAQGFVVIFTCNHCPYSIAYQDRIIELDKKYKQLGYPVIAINPNDTSIVPGDSFEGMVVRAKEKAFTFPYLRDETQEIANAYGAQRTPHVYLLKKEKDKLIVRYIGAIDDNYQDESAVNQPYLSNAIDALLKNENPNPEFTKAIGCSVKRKTL
- a CDS encoding T9SS type A sorting domain-containing protein, with the translated sequence MNKIFTIIFSFLLSLPIFAVYPDSFEAVAADNYTIDGMSDEAYWDEAIWYDLQYVWLPYGTTVSTSDFSGRVKLAWTSDRLLVFAEINDNIFSDDHTNATDQYWEDDCLEVFVDEDKSGGDHQNNYNAFAYHVSMFYDVVDLNLSGSPMLYNGHVETFIRSSGNTHYWEMAIKIFDDSYNQSGSNTPISLEGDKEMGFSMAYCDNDETNGRENFIGLVNLSSADQNRAWQNADVFGTLTLKSAGGTSFNSPISDNLISVFPSVAKDIITIRFTEKYDHPVQIQLFDINGRKVYSQVQNNAVGETQLDIAHLAPGAYILHISGNSINFVQKVYKQ
- a CDS encoding NTP transferase domain-containing protein translates to MKGMILAAGIGTRLRPLTDHMPKALVSLGDYSMMDLAIAFLLKHGIDEIVINAHHFAQQLIDYANLKNSQGYKISISDESNLLLDTGGGLKNAAPFFQGEHDFVLMAVDILSDLDLTAMIAQHNRNKSLATLAVRTRETSRSLLFDQQGNLAGWRNNQSGQQKNVQGRTPEQAYGFSGIHLLNTRIFSLMKETGAFSIIDLYLRLAEMENIKMFDHTDGLWLEFGRAEKLPSILASDEYKSILKGIFT
- a CDS encoding phosphotransferase, with the translated sequence MAYSRSLENNQYIGRRIKPELMNIQELNELFFGAYESVKKVKASSVTRLPLSGSNRMYFRIEGPAGKVIGTYNDDKPENYAFHYLASHLRNHGVNVPEVYFKDTEKGIYLQQDLGNMSLFEFVSNSNTNEAQLLAKYKKVVDQMPVLQYKSAANLDFSVCYPRESFGRQSMQWDLNYFKYFFLKTTYVSFHEQQLEDEFQKLIEFLLQAPSDYFLFRDFQSRNIMWYDDEPWFIDFQGGRRGALQYDLASLLFESKTNLSNSFRNEILDYYLEVFGQHSFFKREEFLFYYPAFVLIRLLQAFGAYGYRGIFEKKAFFVQSINPAIDNLQWVAAQEIIQDRFPYICSIIESIASIRDRFHHPKEVEKLTISITSFSYRKGIPDDWSGNGGGYVFDCRNLNNPGMHEEYKLLTGRDHEVKRFLEEERETSEFLSSVSSIIDATIRKYQQRNFNHLAVNFGCTGGRHRSVYCAERLFLHLKMNFDVHLRLFHRELNIREQYDQDHV
- a CDS encoding aspartate aminotransferase family protein, which encodes MNKLDDFTKAGHSMIEWLQRYFTDIEQFPVKPNISPGSIEALLPKSAPKAGETFESIVSDFERIIMPGITHWQHPGFHAYFPANNSYPSVLAELLTAGLGVQGMKWITSPAATELERIMMVWLRELIGLPNEYKGVIMDTASVSTLCALLAAREKVTGYSVNENGHDGRKYRVYCSSEAHSSIEKAVRIAGLGSKNLVRIEVDNDFRMITQKLEEAIQSDLRMGYVPTCIVGALGTTGSGSIDKLDEIGRIAQVYNIWYHIDAAYSGNALILPEFRESIIGLEMADSLVFNPHKWLFTNFDCSAFFVKNHEDLTRTFSLVPAYLQTAESSDLDYSNWGIQLGRRFRSLKLWFVIRSFGVEGLQSMLRNHIELGKMFETLVKSAPDFELLLPRNLNVVCFRYCKGKASELNSINHALLEKINASGKIFLSHTLINDTFALRFVCGQTRVTEWHIQEAWKIISISAEGLNQN
- a CDS encoding leucyl/phenylalanyl-tRNA--protein transferase, giving the protein MNSVVQFPDPRKADDEGLIAVGGELSADFLISAYSQGVFPWFNENDPILWWSPNPRMVLVPDELRLTKSLKQIVVGEKFEIRIDTCFRDVIEHCRIKDRPGQGGTWITIEMRNAYVELHRMGLAHSFEAFYNGELAGGLYGVSLGKAFFGESMFFLEPNSSKFAFYHLVSWCRYFGYHFIDAQQPTSHLRSLGAKEMPRNEFLDKLSEAIKCPTMKGKWKVEEMKL
- a CDS encoding PKD domain-containing protein, which gives rise to MKRILLIIAAAVLLLNSCVIDSSIENPYAAFQVNYDLVIPGESVYFSNYSTNASRYEWDFGDGTFSSLPSPSHYYLNEGLYEVRLAAYYGNRVDYAYMTIEVYETTLEVEVVEYYSGNLIPNANVVVYASEFDYNNFYQPVARGYSDSYGAVIFKGMRSEIFYIDVVNNYYNNYTLAAEDINFIKTLPLEHAKHNIFTAYVDYDPQYFKSANEKITVREVKQTSQKRTLKEKQEAVKK
- the thrS gene encoding threonine--tRNA ligase, which translates into the protein MIQITFPDSSIREFSEGVNGLDIAKSLSNSLAKEVVAVSVDEEIWDTTRPINKNAHIKLHKFDTPEGKHAFWHSSAHLMAEAIEILYPGTKFGIGPAIENGFYYDIEPANGKVITEADLTEIEAKMKELASQKNVYNRREIGKAEVLDLFKKKGDYYKCELIEELEDGTITLYSQGSFTDLCRGPHLPDTGFIKAIKLLSVAGAYWRGDEKRPQLTRIYGITFPKQAMLDEYLEKLEQAKARDHRKLGKELELFTFSARVGQGLPLWLPKGAALRERLQEFLKRVQKKHGYDLVMTPHIGQKELYVISGHYEKYGKDSFKPITTPQEGEEFLLKPMNCPHHCEIYRSKPHSYKDLPIRYAEFGTVYRYEQSGELHGLTRVRGFTQDDAHIFCRPDQLKDEFKKVIDIILYIFKTLDFADFVTQVSLRDKVNREKYIGSDENWDKAEKAIIEAANEKGLKTVVEYGEAAFYGPKLDFMVKDAIGRTWQLGTIQVDYNLPERFELEYIGSDDQRHRPVMIHRAPFGSMERFVAVLIEHTAGKFPLWLTPDQAIVLPISEKYQDYAENVLKFLNNSDIRTLIDERAEKIGRKIRDAELKRIPYLIIVGEKEAENNTISVRRQGEGDKGSMTLSDFIELVSGEIKQQTAEIE
- a CDS encoding translation initiation factor IF-3 — its product is MTIAGPYNRGPQRPPLRQKQEPLHKINDKIRAKTVRVVGDNLKEPGVYSIEEALKLADTYELDLVEISPNADPPVCKVVDYQKFLYQQKKKQKEMKSNAVKIVVKEIRFGPHTDEHDYNFKVKHAIKFLQEGAKVKAYVFFKGRTIVYKEDGEILLLRFAQDLEEYGKVEQLPKLEGKRMTIMLSAKQVKKKN